The sequence GCCAGCCCTTCCAGCGGGCCTCGTTCTTGGCCATCCAGTCGTCGACCACCGCCTCGACCTTCTCACCGTCGAGGTCGACGCGGGCGACGAGGGCGCCCATCTCGTTATTGTCGATCTTGACGTCCTTGATGGTGCCGTAGGCGCCCGGCCACTTGTCCTTCAGCCCCGCCCAGGCGGCCTTCCAGATCGGGCCGCGCGGCTTGCCGCAATCGTGGGTGGCTTCCTTGTTGATGCCCCAGGCCGGGTCGGTGTAGCAGGCCGGCTCATAGCGCGGAAACGCCACGAACTCGCCCTTGTACTTGATCGGCGCCCAGTGCGGCGCATAGATCCACAGCACGATCGGCGCCTTGCGGTCATAGGCGCTCTGCAGTTCGGCGAACAGCGCCGCGTCGGTGCCGGCGTGGACGACTTCGAAGTCGAGATCGAGCGCCTTCACGCGCTCCTCGTCGAAGCCGCCCCAGGTGACGGGACCGCCGAGATAGCGGCCCTTGGGCGCGGTCTCGGGGGTGGAGAAGGCGCTCGCGCACTTCTTGAGCGCTTCCCAGTCCGGCAGGCCGGGGCACTTCTCCTTCATGTAGTCGGGGAACCACCATTCCTCGATGGCCATCATCCCGGTCTCGCCGAGATTCTCGACCTTGCCGGATTTCACGCCCTCGTCGAGCGCCTCCTGGCCGGTGGTGGCCCAGATTTCGGGGGCGAGATGAAGGTCGCCGGTCTTCAGGCCGGCGAACTGGGCGAGGTAGTCGGCCTGCACGTAGTCGACATTGTAGCCGGCCTTCTTGAGCACCTCGCCGATGATGCGGGCGCTGAGAAGCTGGCCGGTCCAGTCGTGCTGGGTGATCTTGATCGGGTCGTTGGATTCCACCTTGGCCTCGGCGGCGCCGGCTGCGAGGCCGAGGGCGACAAGGCTGGTCACGGCGAGGCGGGCGAGATATCGGCGTCGGAGAAGAGGGACCATGAGGGGAAACTCCCGGGCTGGAAGGTGCGGCCAGTTTCTTGGCGACGGCCGTGCACTTTGCAGGATCGGTGCCATTCCAACGAAAATCAACACGATAACCGCAAATTTGTTGATTTCAGTCTCGCGGCCCCACAACATGCCCACATCGGAGGCAATGAATGAACGTTCCGCACCCAACGCGCTGGCAGGCGGCGATCATCGAGGCGGTGCGCGAGGACGGGTTCAGCCGGATCAGCGCTCTCGCCGAGAAGCTCGGCGTTTCCGACGAGACGGTGCGCCGGCACGTGCGCGCGCTGGTGGATGGCGGCGTGCTGACGCGCGCCCATGGCGGCGTGGCGTGGGCCGGGCCGGGGGCGGAGGCGCCCTTCGACCGCCGCATGCGCGTGAACGCGGCCGCCAAGCGGGCGCTGGGCGCGGCCGTGGCGGCACGGGTGCGTGACGGGCAGGTTCTGCTGATCGATACCGGCTCGACCACCGCCTATGTCGCCGAGGCGCTGACCGCGCGGCGCGGGCTGACCGTCGTGACCAATTCGCTGGAGATCGCCCGTCATCTGGTCGGGCGCGAGGGCAATCGGGTCTATATGGCCGGCGGCGAGCTGCGCGCCGATCTCGCGGCGGCGGTGGGGCCGGAGGCGCTGGCCTTTATCCGGCAGTTCCGCGCCGACCTTGCCATCCTGTCCATCGCCGGGGTGGACGAGGCGGGGGCCTTCATGGATTTCGATCTCGACGAGGCGCGCATCGCCCGCGCCATGATCGAGGCGGCGAGCCGGACGCTCATCGTCGCCGACCATTCCAAGTTCGGGCGCCGCGCCGCCGTCGGCATCTGCGCCCCAACCGCCATCGACGTGCTGGTGACGGACCGCGAACCCGAGCCCGGCGACCGCGCCTGGATCACCGGGGCCGGCATCGAGCTGGTGGTGGCGGCCCCGCCCGGCTGAGCCGCCGGCTCAGAACACGAAGTCGACCGAGGTCAGCAGCCAGCAGCCCAGTCCCCATTCGATGCGGTTGCCGCCGGCGTCGGTGTTGATCGAGCTGGTGCGGAACACCGGCGTCCCCGGCGTGAGCTGGAGCAGGCGGGCCTCGTCGGCGGTGGCGAACCCGCCGCTGATGCGGGTCTCCAGCCGCCGGTACTTCTGGATGCCGTGGGCGATGAACACATCCGTCACCGATTGCCGGCGCGCATAGACGGTCTCGAAGTCCGGCAGCAGCCCGGCCGGGAAGACCTTGGTGCTGATGTGGATCGGCTGGCCGTCGGCGGCGCGCACGCGGTGCAGCCGGATCACCGGCGCGCCGAGCGGAAGGCGCAGCTGCTCGGCGGCGGCGGCATCGGCGAACTCGGCCTCCAGCACCGTCGTGCGGGTGGTGACGGTCTTGCCGTCGGCGCGCAGGCTCTCGGCGAAACGGCTGCCGTCGCGCACCACCAGCGCCGAGGGCAGGGCGCGCACGAAGACGCCGACGCCCTTGCGCGAGGTGAGGTGGCCCTCCTGCTGGAGCTGCTGGAGGGCGCGGCGCAGGGTGATGCGGGTGACGCCGAGCTTCTCGGCGAGGTGGACCTCGCCCGGAAGCTGGCTGCCCGGCTGCAACCAGCCGCTGTCGATCAGAGCGAGGATGTAGTCGTAGATCTGCTGCCAGATCGGCGTATCGCTGCGCGGGCGAAACACCAGCCCGTCGAAGCCGCTGACACTGCCCTGCCGACTGGGCTGGGACCGCACGCTCCTGTTCACGTCCTCACTCCGCCGCGCTCGCCAGCGCCGGGACGGCCCGGCCTTCGAGCGCCGAACCTTCAAGCGCCCGTCGAGCATAGACGATTCGTCCCGCCACCATGGTCGCCACCACTTCCGGGTGCGCCATGTCCGAGGCGTCGACGAGGAGGAGGTCGGCGCGCTGGCCGGGAGCGAGCGTGCCGCGGTCGGCGAGGCGGGCGACGCGGGCGGGGTTGCGCGAGACCAGCGGCCAGTGCGCGGCCAGCGCCTCCGTGTCGCCGCCGGCCAGCTTGAAGGCGGCATAGAGCGGGGAGGGGTAGTGGTAGTCGCTGGTGAGCACGGTGCAGCGGCCCTCGCGCACCGCCTGCGTGGCGTCGAGCGCGCCGTTATGGCTGCCGCCGCGCACGACGTTCGGCGCGCCGAGGATGACGTCCTCGCCGGCGGCGCGGGCGGCCTCGGCGGTCTCCTGCGTCATCGGGAACTCCGAGGCGACGGCGCCGAGCGCGCGGAAGGTCTCCCGCTCCTGCGGCGAGCACTCGTCATGTGCGAGCAGCACATTGCCGTTGTCCCGCGCCGCTTGCGCCAGCGCGGCGATGGCGGCGGGCACGTCTTCGCGCCGGCTCCACACCCGGTCGAGCAGCGCCATGTAGTCGTCGCGGCTGATGCCGGCGCGCTCGGCCATCTGGCCGATCTTGCGGGCGATGGTGCCTTTCAGCACCGAGCCGGTGGTGTGGTCGTTGAGGGCGAGGATGGGCGCGGGCGTGAGCTTCAGCCAGTTCGCGACCTCGTTGGCCTCGTCGAGCGCGAAGGTCTCCCAGCGCAGGTGCAGGCGGGTGTCGCAGGCGAGCCCGTCGCGCAGGTCGAGCAGGGTCGCGACGAAGGCCCGCGCCGCCGCCGCCGAGCGCAGGCCCGGCTCCCAGGAGACGGTGACGCCGTGAAAGGCGGTGGTGATGCCGTTGGCGACGAGCTGGCGGTCGGTGTCGCGCAGCGCCAGCGCGGTGTCGAAGCGCACGCCGGGGCGCGGCATGATGTGGCGCTCGAAGGCGTCGCCGTGGACGTCCACGATTCCGGGCAGCACCAGCAGCCCCGAGGCGTCGATCCGGCGCGGCGCGGCGCCGCCCGTCCCCTCGCCGGCGAGGTGCGCGCCGGCCACCGGGAGCGGGGCCTCGCTCCAGCGCCCGTCGACCAGCGCCCGTCCATTCTCGATCTGCCAAGTGATCGTCTGCGAAGTCATCGCCTTCACCCGCTGTCCTGCCGTCACAGTGTCACGAACTCGTCATCCGCTGTCTATACAGATAATCAGGCATCAGGCTTCCTGTCTATACAGCAAAGGACAGAAAATGTTTCGCACGCTTGTTCCCGCCCTTGCCCTCACGCTGGTGACGGCCTTCTCCGCGGTGGCCGAACCTGTCCGCTTCGCGGTGACGGACATCGAGGGGCTCGAAGCCCTTCAGCAGGAGTTCGGCGGCTTCCAGAAGGAGCTGGAGAAGCTCACCGGGCTCGACATCGAGCTGATCCCGGTCAGCTCCCGCACCGCCGCCGTCGAGGCGATGAATTCGGGCCATGTCGAGCTGGTGCTCACCGGCCCGGCCGAATACGTCGTCATGAAGCAGCTCAGCGATCCGCGCATCGTGGTCGCGTGGCAGCGTCCCGACTATTTCGCGCAGGTGGCCGTGCTGGCCAACGGCCCGATCCGCTCCGTCGAGGACCTGAAGGGCAAGAAGGTCTCCTTCGGCTCGGTCGGCTCGACCTCGCAGCATCTCGGCCCGGCGCAGGTCCTCGCCGATTTCGGCATCATGTACGGCAAGGACTATGAGGGCGTCATCATCTCCCGCAACGTCGCGGCGGAAGCGCTCATCCGTGGCGACATCGCCGCCATCGGCCTGAACTACGGCCACCTCAACTCGATCCGCAAGGCGTTCCCCAACGCCGCCTTCGCGGTCGTCGCCCGTGGCCGCGACCTGCCCAACGACATCCTCGTCGCCCGCAAGGACATTCCCGAGGACGTGTTCGTGAAGATCCGCGACGCCTTCCTCAAGCACGGCAACGAGCTCATGAGCGCGGTGCTGAAGGGCGAGGACAACCAGAAGTTCAAGGGCGGCATCTTCATCACCGACATCAAGGACAGCGACTACGACTATGTCCGCTCGATGTACCGCACCATCGGCATCGAGAGCTTCACCAGCTTCGTCGAGTGAGCCTGTGACCTGAGCGCCGGGCGGGGGTTGCCTCCGCCCGGCGCCGCTTCGTTTTCGACCGCCCCACGCTTCGCACCGCCATCAGGGAGACCGACATGCAGCCGGCCGGCATGCCGCAGGTGATCCGCACACGCGGGCTCTCCAAGACCTATCCCAACGGGCAGGCGGTGTTCGCCGGCGTCGATCTCGACATCCGCGCCGACCAGCGCGTGGCGCTGATCGGCTCCAACGGGGCCGGCAAGTCGACCCTGCTGAAATGCCTGATCGGCCTGCTGCCCTCGACCGGCGGCGAGATCATGACGCTCGGCGAGAGCTTCTCCACCGCGCCGAGTCCGGCCCAGCTCCAGCGGCTGCGGCGCCAGATCGGCTTCGTGTTCCAGAACCACGGGCTGGTCGGGCGCCAGTCGGTGCTGACCAATGTGGTGCAGGGCAAGCTCGGCCTGCCGGGCAGCTGGCGTGCCTGGCACCATGCGCTGGCCCAGCGCGAATGGCGCGAGGAGGCGATGCAGGCGCTGGCCGAGGTGCGCCTCGCCGACCGCGCCGGCGCCCGCGCCGACCAGCTTTCCGGCGGGCAGGCGCAGCGCGTCGCCATCGCCCGCGCGCTGATCCGCCGGCCCCGGCTGATGATCGCCGACGAGCCGGCCGCCAGCCTCGACCCGGCGGTGGGCCGCGACATCATGCGGATATTCTCCGACCTCGCCCGCGAGCACGGCATCACGCTGGTCTACACGACCCACGACATGAAACATGCGCTCGACTATTCCGACCGCGTGATCGCGCTCAAGGCCGGGCAGGTTCATTTCGATCTGCCGACGGACGAGGTGAGGGCGGCCGACATGGACGACGTGTTCACGCACGGCGCCTTCGCCGGGGACGACCCGGCCGACGCGGCGCCGGCGCGGGAAGAGCGCGCGGGAGGGCTGCTCCATGCGTAGCGCCGTGCTTCCCCCGCGGCTTCCGTCGATCTCGCCGGTTTCCTTCACCCTGCTGGTCGTCTTCGGCGCGGTGTTCCTCGCCTCGGTCGGGCAGGTCGCGCCCTCGCCGGAGAAGCTCGCCAACGGCATGCCGCGCATGGCCGAGCTGGTCGGGCGCATGCTGCCGCCCAACACCGATCCGGGCTTTCTCCAGCGCATGAGCTGGCGCATCGTGGAGACGCTGCAGATCGCGCTGGTGGGCACGGTCTTCGGCGTGATCCTCAGCCTGCCGGTGGGCTGGCTGGCAGCGCGGGGCATCTCGCCGCTTGGCGTGTTCCGTCATTTTCCGCGTGCCGTCGTCTCGCTGTTCCGCACCGTGCCGGACCTCGTCTGGGCGCTGCTCTTCGTCTCCACCCTCGGGCTGGGGGCGGTGGCCGGCACCATGACCATCGTGGTCGACACGATCGGCTTCTGCGGACGCTTCTTCGCCGAGGCGATGGAGGAGGCCGACAAGAAGCCGCAGGAGGCGCTGCACGCCATCGGCGCCAACCGGGTGACGGTGCTGTGCGGGGCGATCCTGCCGGACGTGATGCCGACGCTGATCAACTCCTCGCTCTTCGCGCTGGAGAAGGCGGTGCGTTCCTCGGTGGTGCTCGGCCTCGTCGGGGCGGGCGGCATCGGGCAGGAGCTGAAGGTCGCCTTCGACCTGTTCCAGTACCGCAACGCCTCCGCCATCATCCTCGCCATCTTCGCGATCGTGCTGGTGATGGAACTGCTGACCGACCGGCTGCGCGCCAAGTTCCAGTAGCCGAACGCGGCGCCGGGGGAGGCAGGGCCGCCCGGGCAGGGCTGCCATTCGCGTATGCCTCCCC comes from Ancylobacter sp. TS-1 and encodes:
- a CDS encoding PhnD/SsuA/transferrin family substrate-binding protein, with protein sequence MFRTLVPALALTLVTAFSAVAEPVRFAVTDIEGLEALQQEFGGFQKELEKLTGLDIELIPVSSRTAAVEAMNSGHVELVLTGPAEYVVMKQLSDPRIVVAWQRPDYFAQVAVLANGPIRSVEDLKGKKVSFGSVGSTSQHLGPAQVLADFGIMYGKDYEGVIISRNVAAEALIRGDIAAIGLNYGHLNSIRKAFPNAAFAVVARGRDLPNDILVARKDIPEDVFVKIRDAFLKHGNELMSAVLKGEDNQKFKGGIFITDIKDSDYDYVRSMYRTIGIESFTSFVE
- a CDS encoding phosphonate ABC transporter ATP-binding protein is translated as MQPAGMPQVIRTRGLSKTYPNGQAVFAGVDLDIRADQRVALIGSNGAGKSTLLKCLIGLLPSTGGEIMTLGESFSTAPSPAQLQRLRRQIGFVFQNHGLVGRQSVLTNVVQGKLGLPGSWRAWHHALAQREWREEAMQALAEVRLADRAGARADQLSGGQAQRVAIARALIRRPRLMIADEPAASLDPAVGRDIMRIFSDLAREHGITLVYTTHDMKHALDYSDRVIALKAGQVHFDLPTDEVRAADMDDVFTHGAFAGDDPADAAPAREERAGGLLHA
- the phnE gene encoding phosphonate ABC transporter, permease protein PhnE; this encodes MRSAVLPPRLPSISPVSFTLLVVFGAVFLASVGQVAPSPEKLANGMPRMAELVGRMLPPNTDPGFLQRMSWRIVETLQIALVGTVFGVILSLPVGWLAARGISPLGVFRHFPRAVVSLFRTVPDLVWALLFVSTLGLGAVAGTMTIVVDTIGFCGRFFAEAMEEADKKPQEALHAIGANRVTVLCGAILPDVMPTLINSSLFALEKAVRSSVVLGLVGAGGIGQELKVAFDLFQYRNASAIILAIFAIVLVMELLTDRLRAKFQ
- a CDS encoding alpha-D-ribose 1-methylphosphonate 5-triphosphate diphosphatase, translating into MTSQTITWQIENGRALVDGRWSEAPLPVAGAHLAGEGTGGAAPRRIDASGLLVLPGIVDVHGDAFERHIMPRPGVRFDTALALRDTDRQLVANGITTAFHGVTVSWEPGLRSAAAARAFVATLLDLRDGLACDTRLHLRWETFALDEANEVANWLKLTPAPILALNDHTTGSVLKGTIARKIGQMAERAGISRDDYMALLDRVWSRREDVPAAIAALAQAARDNGNVLLAHDECSPQERETFRALGAVASEFPMTQETAEAARAAGEDVILGAPNVVRGGSHNGALDATQAVREGRCTVLTSDYHYPSPLYAAFKLAGGDTEALAAHWPLVSRNPARVARLADRGTLAPGQRADLLLVDASDMAHPEVVATMVAGRIVYARRALEGSALEGRAVPALASAAE
- a CDS encoding ABC transporter substrate-binding protein, whose product is MVPLLRRRYLARLAVTSLVALGLAAGAAEAKVESNDPIKITQHDWTGQLLSARIIGEVLKKAGYNVDYVQADYLAQFAGLKTGDLHLAPEIWATTGQEALDEGVKSGKVENLGETGMMAIEEWWFPDYMKEKCPGLPDWEALKKCASAFSTPETAPKGRYLGGPVTWGGFDEERVKALDLDFEVVHAGTDAALFAELQSAYDRKAPIVLWIYAPHWAPIKYKGEFVAFPRYEPACYTDPAWGINKEATHDCGKPRGPIWKAAWAGLKDKWPGAYGTIKDVKIDNNEMGALVARVDLDGEKVEAVVDDWMAKNEARWKGWLPK
- the phnF gene encoding phosphonate metabolism transcriptional regulator PhnF, with protein sequence MNRSVRSQPSRQGSVSGFDGLVFRPRSDTPIWQQIYDYILALIDSGWLQPGSQLPGEVHLAEKLGVTRITLRRALQQLQQEGHLTSRKGVGVFVRALPSALVVRDGSRFAESLRADGKTVTTRTTVLEAEFADAAAAEQLRLPLGAPVIRLHRVRAADGQPIHISTKVFPAGLLPDFETVYARRQSVTDVFIAHGIQKYRRLETRISGGFATADEARLLQLTPGTPVFRTSSINTDAGGNRIEWGLGCWLLTSVDFVF
- a CDS encoding DeoR/GlpR family DNA-binding transcription regulator; translated protein: MNVPHPTRWQAAIIEAVREDGFSRISALAEKLGVSDETVRRHVRALVDGGVLTRAHGGVAWAGPGAEAPFDRRMRVNAAAKRALGAAVAARVRDGQVLLIDTGSTTAYVAEALTARRGLTVVTNSLEIARHLVGREGNRVYMAGGELRADLAAAVGPEALAFIRQFRADLAILSIAGVDEAGAFMDFDLDEARIARAMIEAASRTLIVADHSKFGRRAAVGICAPTAIDVLVTDREPEPGDRAWITGAGIELVVAAPPG